Proteins from a genomic interval of Acidobacteriota bacterium:
- a CDS encoding response regulator produces MGRKILLADDSITIQKVVNLTFSDEGIDVVTVGNGELAIHKLEDVRPDLVLADIFMPGRNGYEVCGYIKDHPEFNRIPVLLLVGAFEPFDKNEAARVRADGHLTKPFESRALVATVKKLLDQIEPPKAVFTPPPPPPPPPVVNPYAPVEAPKPIYPAPPAVVPPAVFAPPPVPVAPPPITVPPAPIVDSGFQLGQEPPIATKPFGTSSPSALQQEPIGFSFDAGTPAAPPPVVTTPFGMEPLAPLGPVERGHIDDGKHPDLEPLTPTPAPAPPARSEAVLPVLDVPTLAQPPRVAYPEPSASQFETVKAPPTVPSPSSLHADDVVSYQSVDMQSPLELDYLDTAVSYESVRDPLLDTFADVAASTATVQGVFDPSVVETTALPGTEAAVVSSIPKPMAEAQPVVIPSGLEAPVAFSPLSTEPIWAAPETTPPTQPELPPTLEIASIPSFDQTPIEEPVEEISPVEYEPVAEAPSTLVFSSPPIAEASPIVEPEPLAEVLEAAPTLAPEAEVLELPPVETPEPPVVEAAPTFETPVEVAEPPVAEAVPLFEAPVPEPSPLFEAPVAETAPVFEPVEVAAPEAPVEMASEPLPEPVPAPLPPSMPVFELPGDDTEPVDTEFMPPELAAVVSGRKSEPVVEAPAPVVIEEQTPTPIGAAAPAVFELPPEPTEELPIVFEPPPAARTEPLAEIQPLEEAAAAEPTPTAVLEPATVPEFALAPEPVEAEETAQPSFVVTEPITEVSEPVVEAFRVEPPVEPEPVVEAAATESVVEAVEVAEPTEVSAQVYEAVTEPSFELPPPVVEQAEPVFELPPPPVETAELVAETEAVPHTIEEPAVTLESLPVSEPVEETVVEALVEPEPIAPEEFAAPVAEEAAVTLSETSVVEEVPVEAISVAEPEPVAEADSGLTAGVVAAVGATMLAAPLVTEAFSGGEAAEAVTEAQPVEEAPTPAVEEAPVEEVVMAETAAPAVAEAPVAPVIVAAEVTDISQISPSVIDQLVQRAVAAVPAAPVVTTEVTDISQISPVVIYQLTQRIAPAATPAPVAPVVTEVTDISQISPSVIEYIVQRAAPAPVAPVVTEVTDISQISQTVIDQLIQRMAAAAPPVAAAPVVTAEVTDIAQIPQAVVGQIVERVIVELSDRVVREIAWEVVPDLAELLIKQHLESGALKSSSR; encoded by the coding sequence ATGGGACGGAAAATCCTGCTCGCCGACGACAGTATCACCATCCAGAAGGTCGTCAATTTGACCTTTTCTGACGAAGGGATCGATGTCGTAACCGTAGGGAATGGGGAATTAGCCATTCATAAGCTTGAAGATGTGCGCCCCGATTTGGTATTAGCCGACATTTTTATGCCCGGTCGGAACGGGTACGAAGTTTGCGGGTACATTAAGGACCACCCGGAATTCAATCGGATTCCGGTTTTGTTGCTGGTGGGCGCCTTCGAGCCATTTGATAAAAATGAAGCCGCGCGCGTTCGAGCCGATGGTCATTTGACCAAACCGTTTGAATCACGTGCGCTGGTGGCAACCGTCAAAAAATTGCTTGACCAGATCGAACCGCCAAAGGCTGTTTTTACGCCACCTCCACCGCCACCACCGCCGCCAGTGGTCAACCCCTATGCGCCAGTGGAAGCACCGAAACCGATTTATCCTGCCCCGCCGGCTGTTGTGCCGCCGGCTGTTTTTGCGCCACCACCTGTTCCTGTGGCGCCACCCCCAATCACGGTGCCCCCAGCCCCCATTGTGGATTCAGGCTTTCAACTTGGGCAGGAACCGCCGATTGCCACCAAACCTTTTGGAACTTCGTCACCTTCTGCGCTCCAACAGGAACCAATTGGGTTTTCGTTTGATGCCGGGACACCGGCTGCCCCACCACCAGTGGTGACAACCCCGTTTGGAATGGAGCCGCTTGCCCCACTGGGACCAGTCGAACGGGGTCATATTGATGATGGGAAGCATCCGGATTTGGAACCATTAACCCCAACCCCGGCGCCGGCGCCACCTGCCCGGAGTGAAGCTGTGCTGCCCGTGCTTGATGTTCCCACGTTGGCTCAGCCTCCTCGGGTGGCGTACCCGGAACCCAGTGCCAGCCAGTTTGAAACGGTCAAAGCCCCGCCGACTGTCCCGTCGCCCTCCTCTCTCCACGCCGATGATGTAGTTTCCTACCAATCGGTGGATATGCAGTCTCCGCTGGAGTTGGATTACCTTGATACGGCGGTCAGTTATGAGTCGGTGCGTGATCCGTTGCTGGATACTTTCGCCGATGTGGCAGCGTCAACGGCTACGGTTCAGGGAGTTTTTGACCCAAGTGTCGTCGAAACAACTGCCTTGCCAGGTACGGAAGCGGCGGTTGTTTCTTCCATCCCAAAGCCGATGGCCGAAGCCCAACCCGTGGTCATTCCCTCAGGACTCGAAGCCCCGGTTGCATTTTCGCCGCTCTCAACCGAACCAATCTGGGCGGCCCCCGAAACAACTCCACCAACCCAACCCGAACTTCCGCCAACGCTGGAAATTGCTTCGATTCCTTCGTTTGATCAAACCCCGATTGAAGAGCCAGTCGAAGAGATTTCACCGGTTGAATATGAGCCAGTGGCCGAGGCGCCTTCAACTCTGGTTTTTTCTTCTCCGCCAATTGCGGAAGCGTCACCGATTGTTGAGCCTGAACCGCTGGCTGAGGTTTTAGAAGCGGCACCCACCCTGGCTCCAGAAGCTGAAGTACTGGAGTTACCACCAGTTGAGACGCCTGAACCGCCAGTGGTGGAAGCGGCTCCAACGTTTGAAACCCCAGTGGAAGTGGCAGAACCGCCAGTTGCTGAAGCAGTTCCTCTATTTGAAGCGCCAGTGCCTGAGCCTTCTCCTCTGTTTGAAGCGCCAGTGGCCGAAACGGCCCCAGTGTTTGAGCCCGTTGAAGTGGCGGCACCTGAAGCGCCGGTTGAAATGGCGAGTGAACCACTCCCTGAACCAGTTCCTGCGCCGCTACCGCCGTCAATGCCCGTTTTTGAGTTGCCAGGCGATGACACTGAGCCAGTTGACACCGAATTTATGCCGCCAGAACTGGCCGCTGTGGTGTCAGGACGTAAGTCTGAACCTGTGGTTGAAGCCCCAGCCCCGGTTGTGATTGAAGAACAGACACCAACTCCGATTGGCGCCGCGGCCCCAGCCGTGTTTGAACTCCCGCCAGAACCAACCGAAGAATTGCCGATTGTATTTGAGCCGCCACCGGCTGCCAGAACCGAGCCACTGGCTGAAATTCAGCCGCTCGAAGAAGCTGCTGCCGCGGAACCAACCCCAACGGCAGTACTTGAACCAGCCACTGTGCCGGAATTTGCCCTGGCTCCAGAACCGGTTGAAGCTGAAGAAACAGCCCAACCGTCATTTGTGGTGACAGAGCCGATTACCGAGGTTTCTGAACCGGTTGTCGAAGCCTTCAGGGTTGAGCCACCAGTTGAACCTGAGCCAGTCGTTGAAGCCGCCGCCACGGAGTCAGTGGTTGAAGCGGTGGAAGTTGCCGAACCGACCGAGGTTTCAGCTCAGGTGTATGAAGCGGTCACCGAACCTTCCTTTGAGTTGCCTCCACCCGTCGTTGAACAGGCGGAACCTGTTTTCGAATTGCCGCCTCCGCCAGTTGAGACGGCTGAACTGGTGGCTGAAACTGAAGCTGTTCCGCATACAATTGAAGAACCTGCCGTGACCCTGGAATCACTGCCGGTGAGCGAACCTGTCGAAGAGACGGTGGTCGAAGCTCTGGTTGAGCCAGAACCCATTGCCCCTGAAGAATTTGCCGCACCCGTGGCTGAAGAAGCCGCTGTTACGTTAAGTGAAACCTCAGTTGTGGAAGAAGTCCCGGTTGAGGCCATTTCAGTGGCCGAACCAGAACCGGTCGCGGAAGCTGACTCGGGCTTAACCGCAGGTGTTGTGGCCGCAGTCGGTGCCACGATGCTTGCCGCACCACTTGTAACCGAAGCATTTTCTGGCGGCGAAGCTGCTGAAGCTGTGACTGAAGCTCAACCGGTGGAAGAAGCTCCAACACCAGCCGTGGAAGAAGCTCCAGTCGAAGAAGTCGTCATGGCCGAAACGGCGGCGCCAGCCGTTGCAGAAGCCCCGGTTGCCCCGGTGATTGTGGCGGCTGAAGTGACCGACATCAGCCAGATTTCGCCGTCCGTGATTGATCAACTGGTGCAACGTGCTGTCGCAGCGGTACCAGCAGCCCCAGTGGTGACGACTGAAGTCACGGATATCAGTCAGATTTCCCCAGTGGTGATTTATCAACTTACGCAGCGTATAGCCCCAGCCGCTACACCGGCCCCCGTTGCCCCGGTGGTCACTGAAGTCACTGATATCAGTCAGATTTCCCCATCTGTGATCGAGTACATTGTGCAGCGTGCCGCCCCCGCTCCCGTTGCCCCGGTGGTCACTGAAGTCACGGATATCAGCCAGATTTCGCAAACTGTCATTGATCAACTGATCCAGCGTATGGCCGCAGCCGCGCCACCAGTTGCCGCCGCGCCGGTCGTAACGGCTGAAGTAACGGACATTGCCCAGATTCCACAAGCTGTCGTCGGACAGATTGTAGAACGCGTTATCGTAGAACTCTCTGATCGAGTGGTCCGCGAAATTGCGTGGGAAGTTGTCCCAGACCTGGCCGAATTGCTCATTAAGCAACATCTTGAAAGCGGTGCTCTGAAAAGTTCATCCCGGTAA
- the trpS gene encoding tryptophan--tRNA ligase: protein MTTEQPQRLRLLSGVQPSGKLHIGNYFGAIQQHIKYQDQGEAYYFIADFHALTTVNDAATLRNYIQDVALSYLALGMDPQKAVFFRQSDVPQVTELAWILSTVTGMGLLERAHAYKDKVARGIPAKVGLFYYPVLMAADILIYHPTHVPVGADQAQHVEMTRDMAGYFNSIYGEVLAMPECLVNEATKIVPGTDGQKMSKSYNNTIEIFAEGSALKKSVMGIVTDSTPIEAPKDPETNSIYQLYSLVATPEEAADMAEKFRAGGYGYGTAKKTLLEKLDAYFAPARARRKELEQNLDFVNQVLRDGAERAAVAAEATMKQVRQACGLTC from the coding sequence ATGACAACCGAACAACCACAGCGCCTGCGGCTGCTTTCCGGGGTTCAACCTTCCGGAAAACTGCACATTGGCAATTATTTTGGAGCAATTCAACAACACATCAAATATCAGGACCAGGGTGAAGCCTATTACTTCATCGCTGATTTTCATGCCCTGACCACGGTAAATGATGCGGCCACTTTACGCAATTACATCCAGGATGTGGCGCTGAGCTATCTGGCGCTCGGCATGGATCCCCAAAAAGCTGTTTTCTTCCGTCAGTCAGATGTGCCGCAAGTGACGGAACTGGCCTGGATTCTGTCCACAGTGACCGGAATGGGCTTACTTGAACGTGCCCATGCCTATAAAGACAAAGTCGCCCGTGGCATTCCAGCCAAAGTCGGGTTGTTTTACTACCCGGTTCTGATGGCGGCGGATATCCTGATCTACCACCCAACTCACGTTCCAGTCGGCGCGGATCAGGCACAGCATGTTGAAATGACCCGTGACATGGCCGGATACTTCAACTCAATTTATGGCGAGGTCCTGGCCATGCCGGAATGTCTGGTCAACGAAGCCACCAAAATTGTTCCCGGCACCGACGGCCAGAAGATGAGCAAGTCCTACAACAACACGATTGAAATTTTCGCCGAAGGATCCGCGCTCAAGAAATCAGTGATGGGCATCGTTACCGATTCCACTCCCATCGAAGCCCCGAAAGATCCAGAAACGAATTCCATTTATCAACTGTACTCGCTGGTCGCCACCCCTGAAGAAGCAGCCGACATGGCTGAAAAGTTCCGCGCTGGTGGGTATGGCTACGGGACAGCCAAAAAAACGCTTCTCGAAAAACTCGACGCCTATTTTGCACCGGCCCGCGCCAGACGCAAGGAACTGGAACAAAACCTCGATTTTGTGAACCAGGTATTGCGCGATGGTGCCGAGCGCGCCGCAGTTGCCGCCGAAGCAACCATGAAACAGGTTCGCCAGGCGTGTGGACTGACTTGTTAG
- a CDS encoding D-alanyl-D-alanine carboxypeptidase has translation MLKKTRLINPGRVFLAVGFSVCLFSNTVWAQQQGYPNTTTPQPLASGENVQGVVLTPPSLLDLVSSRISEYSRTDLAHGLYFETLDGKSVLETNPDAAYNPASVTKVMTTLAVLERYSPNYRYTTRLSYTGSIDRERQTLVGDLVIESNYDPTLNYDSLFYIVEKLNEAGISTIEGNLLVSSGLVLNLKKSGVSAGNEILTTMDKARWTRTSENAWKYYLQAKIAAKMKIDSTEFRGVTFVSGKVLADDVSQPRKRLLEYHSAPILKIIKVMNAYSNNDMAHLLGRLVGGPSGVQDFMIRRVKLFPGEIRLESTSGLGNNAITPRGTVKLMRYAHNWCERNRIAMTDLMPIGGVDNGTLADRFRRSDLVGSVVAKTGTLSNVSALAGVMYTKARGPVFFAILERGYPGSMRRLQEEIISLVANDSGGGLGIAYGSEMGVSLVEDARVYILREETSRN, from the coding sequence ATGTTGAAAAAAACCCGATTGATCAATCCAGGGCGCGTCTTTTTAGCAGTGGGATTTAGCGTGTGTTTGTTTTCAAACACTGTATGGGCGCAACAACAGGGGTACCCAAACACGACGACCCCGCAACCACTCGCCTCTGGTGAAAATGTCCAGGGTGTTGTTCTGACACCTCCGAGCCTGCTGGATCTGGTCAGCAGTCGAATCAGTGAATATTCCCGTACAGACCTGGCTCACGGTTTATACTTTGAGACCCTGGACGGAAAGTCGGTGCTTGAAACCAATCCTGACGCGGCCTACAACCCGGCATCGGTCACCAAAGTCATGACCACCCTGGCCGTGCTCGAACGCTATAGCCCAAACTATCGGTATACCACCCGCTTGAGCTATACCGGCAGCATTGACCGGGAACGCCAAACCCTGGTCGGGGATCTGGTGATTGAAAGCAATTATGACCCGACACTCAACTATGACAGTCTGTTCTATATTGTTGAAAAATTGAATGAAGCCGGAATCTCAACCATTGAAGGCAATCTTCTGGTCAGCAGCGGCCTGGTGCTCAATTTGAAGAAAAGCGGTGTGTCCGCCGGCAATGAAATCCTCACCACGATGGATAAAGCCCGTTGGACCCGGACCAGTGAAAATGCCTGGAAATACTATTTGCAAGCAAAAATCGCCGCGAAGATGAAAATTGATTCAACTGAGTTTCGCGGCGTGACCTTCGTTTCGGGCAAAGTGCTCGCCGATGATGTCAGTCAGCCACGCAAACGATTGCTTGAATACCATTCGGCGCCAATTCTGAAAATCATCAAGGTCATGAATGCCTACAGCAACAATGACATGGCTCACCTGCTCGGACGACTGGTGGGTGGTCCATCGGGAGTTCAGGATTTTATGATTCGGCGGGTCAAACTGTTCCCTGGGGAAATCCGGTTGGAATCCACCTCAGGTCTGGGCAACAACGCGATCACCCCACGCGGCACGGTCAAGTTGATGCGCTATGCCCACAACTGGTGTGAACGCAATCGAATTGCAATGACTGACCTGATGCCCATTGGCGGGGTTGATAATGGAACGCTGGCGGATCGCTTCAGACGATCAGACCTCGTTGGCAGCGTCGTGGCCAAAACCGGAACACTTTCCAATGTGAGCGCGCTGGCTGGCGTGATGTACACCAAAGCGCGGGGGCCGGTTTTCTTTGCCATTCTGGAGCGTGGCTATCCTGGCTCAATGCGCCGGTTGCAGGAAGAAATCATTAGCCTGGTGGCCAATGACAGCGGTGGCGGCCTTGGAATTGCCTATGGTTCGGAAATGGGTGTGTCCCTCGTGGAAGATGCACGAGTCTACATTCTGCGTGAAGAAACCAGCCGGAATTAA
- a CDS encoding acyl-CoA carboxylase subunit beta, which yields MSSSENTDQRTHFQKLTDELRTLEARLRLGGGPKKIEQQHNQGKLTARERVTKLLDPNTYFQEIGLLMAYDQYDGQAPGVGVITGIGWCCGREVVVVANDATVKAGAWWPETITKMLRAQEIAMRSRVPIIYLVDSAGVNLPYQGGVFPGQYGAARIFHYNSIMRRHLKVPQLAAVMGQCVAGGAYLPALSDVIVMVEGTSFMGLGGPNLVKGATGQVVDAETLGGARMHNEISGVAHYREPNDEACLERLRKLVLELPPRPVSDVTLVESRSPKRAETDLYQIIPNDHKLPYDIREVLDCLVDADSFEEFQADFAKEVICAHVRLRGLPVGLITNQRGLIKGAKGKPPRFGGIIYRESAEKIAYFIETCNRHRTPLLFVQDVSGFMVGTDAEQSGIIRAGAHFVEAMATATVPRLVLTVNHASGAGYYAMAGQGFDPDFIFSWPTGRMGVMEGDSAVMALFSAQLDKIKKEGKEPDEALKAEMEKVRATYEEQLDAKFAAARGFADAVITPEDTRSALELALRTTLNNPGSHLGPFVLPDVR from the coding sequence ATGTCTTCTTCAGAAAATACCGACCAACGCACTCATTTTCAGAAATTAACTGATGAACTCCGCACCCTCGAAGCCAGACTTCGACTGGGTGGAGGTCCCAAAAAAATCGAACAACAACACAACCAGGGCAAATTGACTGCCCGCGAACGGGTAACCAAACTGCTTGACCCGAATACCTACTTTCAGGAAATCGGGTTGTTAATGGCTTATGACCAGTATGACGGGCAAGCACCAGGCGTCGGCGTCATTACCGGCATTGGCTGGTGTTGTGGCCGCGAAGTCGTTGTGGTTGCCAATGATGCCACGGTCAAAGCCGGCGCCTGGTGGCCGGAAACCATTACCAAGATGCTCCGGGCGCAGGAAATTGCCATGCGCTCACGGGTCCCGATTATCTATCTCGTTGATTCGGCTGGGGTCAACCTGCCATATCAGGGTGGCGTCTTTCCTGGCCAGTATGGAGCGGCACGCATTTTCCATTACAACTCAATTATGCGTCGCCACTTGAAAGTGCCTCAACTGGCTGCCGTGATGGGACAGTGCGTCGCGGGTGGTGCCTATCTGCCAGCCCTTTCAGATGTGATTGTGATGGTTGAAGGCACGAGCTTTATGGGACTTGGCGGCCCAAATCTGGTCAAGGGCGCGACCGGACAAGTCGTGGATGCTGAAACGCTTGGCGGCGCCCGCATGCACAATGAAATTTCGGGTGTGGCTCATTATCGCGAACCCAACGATGAAGCCTGCCTTGAACGCCTTCGCAAACTGGTTCTGGAATTGCCGCCCCGGCCCGTTTCAGATGTAACGCTGGTTGAATCACGGTCACCAAAACGCGCTGAAACCGATCTCTATCAAATCATTCCAAATGACCACAAGCTGCCTTATGACATTCGCGAAGTGCTTGATTGTCTGGTGGATGCCGATAGTTTTGAGGAATTTCAGGCGGATTTTGCCAAAGAGGTGATATGTGCCCACGTTCGATTGCGAGGGCTCCCGGTTGGGTTAATCACCAACCAGCGTGGATTGATCAAAGGCGCCAAAGGTAAACCGCCCCGGTTTGGAGGGATTATCTATCGCGAAAGCGCCGAAAAAATCGCTTATTTCATTGAAACCTGCAATCGCCATCGAACGCCGCTGCTTTTTGTCCAGGATGTGTCAGGGTTTATGGTCGGGACGGATGCCGAGCAATCTGGAATTATTCGGGCTGGCGCGCATTTTGTTGAAGCTATGGCCACGGCAACTGTTCCACGGCTGGTGCTGACGGTCAACCATGCTTCCGGGGCCGGGTACTACGCAATGGCGGGCCAGGGGTTTGATCCCGATTTTATTTTCTCGTGGCCAACTGGTCGGATGGGTGTCATGGAAGGAGATTCTGCTGTGATGGCGCTCTTTTCAGCGCAACTCGACAAGATCAAGAAAGAAGGGAAAGAACCCGACGAAGCATTGAAAGCTGAAATGGAAAAAGTGCGGGCAACCTATGAAGAGCAGTTGGATGCCAAATTTGCCGCCGCACGCGGGTTTGCCGACGCCGTCATCACGCCTGAAGATACCCGCTCAGCTTTGGAACTTGCCTTGCGGACCACGCTCAACAACCCTGGCTCACACCTGGGGCCGTTTGTCCTGCCGGACGTACGATGA
- a CDS encoding ABC transporter permease — protein sequence MHAFLENLLLAISTIFSNKLRSLLTVLGVVVGTATVIAVSSVLTGLRVRTQELADQTGPNVIYVSKNTNIGPRFSRPTPEERRRKPLTLEDAVAVNELPSVKAASPQLVIGSFGPSATQLGVKYRGQEAIRPIIFGVWANYPTVRRTDLRSGRFFTPQEVEHKLNVVVIGPAIADTLFGTESPLEKEIEVEGQVYRVIGVVEKGPTGIFGDTAEDRQLLIPYDSLAKRYADVLRDRGITVIACAQDGKLEKMRDEITELMRRRRAVRYDQPDNFGLNTPDAIFSTFDNITTILGLIVVPISGAGLLVGGVGVMNIMLVSVTERTREIGVRRAIGARKLDILSQFLIEAVSLTVTGGGIGILLGFAVSLGLNIFMPTVPSVVPLWAVVIGFGISVAVGILFGLWPAMRAARLDPSEALRYE from the coding sequence ATGCACGCATTTCTGGAAAACCTGCTCCTGGCCATTTCGACGATCTTCTCAAACAAATTACGGTCGCTCCTGACCGTGTTGGGGGTTGTCGTGGGGACGGCAACCGTGATTGCCGTGTCTTCGGTTTTGACTGGGCTCCGCGTGCGGACTCAGGAATTGGCGGATCAAACTGGCCCCAATGTAATTTATGTCAGCAAAAACACCAACATCGGCCCGCGATTCAGCCGACCAACTCCCGAAGAACGCAGACGCAAACCATTGACATTAGAGGATGCCGTGGCTGTCAATGAGCTTCCTTCGGTAAAGGCTGCCAGCCCGCAACTGGTCATTGGAAGTTTTGGCCCCAGTGCCACGCAGCTCGGTGTGAAATATCGCGGGCAGGAAGCCATCCGCCCAATCATTTTTGGGGTTTGGGCCAATTATCCTACTGTGCGTCGGACCGATTTGCGGAGCGGGCGGTTTTTTACGCCACAGGAAGTCGAGCACAAATTGAATGTGGTTGTGATTGGTCCAGCCATTGCCGATACACTGTTTGGAACTGAGTCACCATTGGAAAAAGAAATTGAGGTCGAGGGGCAGGTGTATCGAGTGATTGGTGTGGTTGAGAAAGGCCCAACGGGCATTTTTGGTGATACAGCGGAGGACCGCCAGCTTTTGATTCCTTATGACAGTCTGGCCAAACGGTACGCTGATGTTTTAAGAGATCGTGGAATTACCGTTATTGCCTGTGCCCAGGATGGCAAACTGGAAAAGATGAGGGATGAAATTACCGAGTTGATGCGCCGCCGTCGTGCCGTCCGGTATGATCAACCTGACAATTTTGGTCTCAACACACCTGACGCCATTTTTTCAACCTTCGATAACATCACCACCATTCTCGGACTGATCGTGGTGCCGATTTCCGGGGCGGGACTTCTGGTCGGAGGCGTCGGCGTGATGAACATCATGCTGGTTTCAGTGACTGAACGCACGCGTGAAATCGGAGTCCGTCGGGCTATTGGAGCTCGCAAACTGGATATTTTATCCCAGTTTTTGATCGAAGCTGTTTCACTCACAGTGACTGGCGGCGGGATTGGAATTCTCCTTGGCTTTGCCGTCAGCCTTGGGCTGAATATCTTTATGCCCACCGTACCGTCAGTGGTTCCACTCTGGGCAGTGGTGATTGGGTTTGGCATTTCGGTTGCGGTGGGAATTTTATTTGGGCTTTGGCCAGCGATGCGCGCTGCACGCCTTGACCCATCTGAAGCACTTCGGTATGAGTAA
- a CDS encoding ABC transporter permease: MNWIEAVRIAWNAIQSNKLRSFLTLLGIIIGVAVVTLVATVIEGANVYVSQSISSLGAGALRIEKASFQGFGNFDRFLKAFNRNPDLKLDDLRALSEQLTDVLAVGAQDGTSAPVRYGNTELTGVGIQGVTHNFELLSKIDVETGRYFLPFDDENRRPVCFLGQDIVKGLFPTGNPLGREIRVGNSLYTVIGVARPLGVFLGQSQDNFIQIPLSSYLKQFGSRRSLILYVKPEAKADPLKVEDQMRVVMRTRHHLGLSEEDDFSIVNDEATQAFLNSITGAVAAVALPITSISLVVGGIVIMNIMLVSVTERTREIGIRKSMGARRRDILAQFLAESILLSGFGGMSGVVLAFFLVEVLSLYLGIPVHMPVWAVLTALIVSIAVGLFFGIFPANRAAKLDPIQALRSE; encoded by the coding sequence ATGAATTGGATCGAAGCAGTACGCATTGCCTGGAATGCGATTCAGTCGAATAAGCTCCGTTCGTTTTTAACACTTCTGGGCATTATCATCGGCGTGGCCGTGGTCACGCTGGTGGCAACCGTGATCGAAGGCGCCAATGTGTATGTTTCGCAGAGTATTTCCTCCCTTGGGGCCGGGGCCTTGCGCATTGAGAAGGCCAGCTTTCAGGGGTTTGGCAACTTTGACAGGTTCTTGAAAGCTTTTAACCGCAATCCGGATCTGAAACTTGATGATTTGCGGGCGCTCAGTGAACAGCTAACGGATGTCCTGGCTGTCGGTGCCCAGGATGGAACCAGCGCGCCAGTCCGCTATGGCAATACTGAATTGACCGGGGTTGGTATTCAGGGAGTCACCCACAACTTTGAACTGCTTTCAAAAATTGATGTGGAAACCGGACGGTATTTTTTACCTTTCGACGATGAAAACCGGCGGCCAGTCTGCTTTCTTGGACAGGATATCGTCAAAGGATTGTTTCCGACCGGAAATCCGCTTGGGCGCGAAATTCGGGTTGGGAATTCGCTGTATACCGTGATTGGCGTCGCACGTCCCCTGGGTGTTTTTCTCGGTCAATCACAGGATAATTTCATTCAGATTCCACTTTCCTCCTACCTCAAACAATTTGGATCACGCCGATCACTCATCCTTTATGTTAAACCTGAAGCGAAGGCCGATCCTTTAAAAGTCGAAGACCAGATGCGGGTTGTCATGCGCACCCGTCATCATCTGGGGCTGTCGGAAGAAGATGACTTTAGTATCGTCAACGACGAAGCGACCCAGGCTTTTCTCAATAGCATTACTGGTGCCGTGGCGGCGGTTGCCTTGCCGATTACCAGTATTTCACTGGTGGTCGGTGGCATTGTGATTATGAACATCATGCTGGTATCGGTCACCGAACGAACCCGCGAAATCGGGATTCGCAAAAGTATGGGTGCCCGGCGACGTGATATCCTGGCTCAGTTTTTAGCTGAGTCAATTTTACTCTCTGGATTTGGTGGAATGAGTGGTGTGGTGCTGGCCTTTTTTCTGGTCGAAGTGCTCTCGCTTTATCTTGGAATTCCAGTTCACATGCCGGTGTGGGCCGTTCTGACAGCACTTATTGTGTCAATTGCGGTGGGGTTGTTTTTTGGAATTTTCCCAGCCAATCGAGCTGCGAAACTTGATCCCATTCAGGCTCTCAGATCCGAATAA
- the lpxI gene encoding UDP-2,3-diacylglucosamine diphosphatase LpxI (LpxI, functionally equivalent to LpxH, replaces it in LPS biosynthesis in a minority of bacteria.) codes for MAESSSLPSNTTFGLIAGNGQFPFLVLEGARVQGVEIVVAAIKEETFPDITNHTQRIEWLGIGQLGKLIRFFKREGVTHALMAGQVKHKQIFSSSLPDLRMLMMLARLTMKNTDSLLGAVAGELEAEGIRLIDSTYFVKHLLPPPGTLTRRLPNQKEKADLAYGLQVAREIARLDLGQTIVVSNCAVVAIEAMEGTDATILRAGELANGRPLTVIKVAKPNQDMRFDVPVIGLPTIETLKRAGATALTVTAGKTLLFDKDEMLNLANRYKITITAHEE; via the coding sequence ATGGCTGAGTCTTCCTCACTTCCTTCCAATACAACTTTTGGGCTCATCGCCGGCAATGGCCAGTTTCCGTTTTTGGTCCTGGAGGGCGCACGTGTGCAAGGTGTGGAGATAGTGGTGGCCGCGATTAAAGAAGAGACTTTTCCGGACATCACCAACCACACACAGCGCATTGAATGGCTGGGAATTGGGCAACTTGGCAAATTGATTCGATTTTTTAAACGTGAAGGGGTCACGCATGCGTTGATGGCTGGTCAGGTCAAACACAAGCAAATCTTCAGTTCCAGTTTGCCGGATTTGCGAATGCTGATGATGCTGGCCCGGCTCACGATGAAAAACACGGACTCACTCCTTGGGGCCGTGGCGGGCGAACTGGAGGCTGAAGGCATCCGCCTGATTGACTCCACCTATTTTGTGAAACACCTGCTGCCGCCACCTGGAACGCTGACTCGCCGCTTACCAAATCAAAAAGAGAAGGCAGATCTCGCCTATGGGCTGCAGGTGGCCCGCGAGATTGCCCGCCTTGATCTTGGTCAAACGATTGTGGTGAGCAATTGCGCGGTGGTGGCGATTGAAGCCATGGAAGGCACGGATGCCACGATCTTACGCGCTGGTGAACTTGCCAACGGTCGCCCATTGACCGTGATCAAGGTGGCGAAACCAAATCAGGATATGCGCTTTGACGTTCCAGTCATTGGACTGCCGACGATTGAAACCCTCAAGCGCGCGGGTGCCACGGCCCTCACGGTCACGGCTGGAAAAACACTTCTTTTTGATAAAGATGAAATGCTCAATCTGGCAAATCGGTATAAGATCACCATCACCGCCCATGAAGAGTGA